In Equus przewalskii isolate Varuska chromosome 6, EquPr2, whole genome shotgun sequence, one DNA window encodes the following:
- the LOC139084315 gene encoding olfactory receptor 52J3-like: MPQQNITIFHPSTFFLLGIPGLETAHAWISLPFCCVYLMAFIGNVTILTVIWTERTLRDPMFFFLAILSTIDLALFTSSVPRMLGIFWFNAHEIGFGACVAQMFLLHTFTGMESAVLLAMAFDHYVAICAPLHYTTILTASVLSGIGMGIVLSTVVLSLPMIYLIHHLPFCNAHIIAHTYCEHMGIAKLACANVQINAMYGLFVASFLVLVLVLVGISYGYILHTVFYLKSPDARHKRLSTCGSHAGVMFIFYTPSLFSFLTHRFGQKIPPYVHILVANIYVLLPPALNPIIYGVRTKQIRKCVIQVFTGK; encoded by the coding sequence ATGCCCCAGCAAAATATAACCATTTTCCATCCatctacattttttcttttaggcaTCCCAGGGCTTGAGACTGCCCACGCTTGGATTTCTTTGCCCTTCTGCTGTGTTTATTTGATGGCTTTTATTGGCAATGTCACAATTTTGACAGTCATATGGACAGAGAGAACCCTCAGGGATCCAATGTTCTTTTTCCTGGCCATTCTATCAACAATAGATCTGGCCCTTTTCACATCCTCAGTACCACGTATGTTGGGTATCTTCTGGTTTAATGCTCATGAAATTGGCTTTGGAGCCTGTGTGGCCCAGATGTTTCTCTTACACACCTTCACAGGAATGGAGTCTGCAGTCCTGCTGGCAATGGCCTTTGACCACTATGTAGCCATCTGTGCACCACTCCACTATACAACCATCCTGACAGCCTCAGTGCTGTCAGGAATTGGGATGGGCATTGTATTGAGTACAGTTGTGCTCTCATTGCCTATGATCTACCTAATCCACCATCTGCCATTTTGCAATGCCCACATTATTGCCCACACCTACTGTGAGCACATGGGCATTGCCAAGTTGGCTTGTGCCAATGTTCAAATCAATGCCATGTACGGTCTCTTTGTTGCTTCCTTCCTTGTCCTTGTCCTGGTACTGGTTGGAATCTCCTATGGCTACATACTCCATACTGTATTCTACCTCAAATCCCCAGATGCCCGTCACAAGAGACTGAGCACTTGTGGCTCCCATGCTGGagtcatgtttattttctatacaccttctctcttctccttcctcactcACCGATTTGGCCAAAAAATACCCCCTTATGTCCACATTCTTGTTGCCAACATCTACGTCCTTCTTCCACCGGCCCTCAACCCTATTATCTACGGGGTAAGGACCAAGCAAATCAGAAAGTGTGTGATCCAAGTATTTACTGGCAAGTAA